One stretch of Bombus affinis isolate iyBomAffi1 chromosome 4, iyBomAffi1.2, whole genome shotgun sequence DNA includes these proteins:
- the LOC126915041 gene encoding uncharacterized protein LOC126915041 — protein sequence MFNLGPQCGIVTFVTLLMMFIVIVCSLVGAKAIISNQRVFLELQKEADKKIPRKKSMADIRPIYNCIHKHLQQTDVFQEKTKKMLCKERLELEILSSRINCINKLLKPEAQTEWRRSRLRKVYYRPINSAASK from the exons ATGTTTAATTTGGGTCCGCAGTGCGGGATCGTTACGTTCGTTACCTTGCTCATGATGTTCATCGTCATTGTCTGTTCACTTGTG GGTGCAAAAGCGATCATCTCGAATCAAAGAGTCTTCCTGGAGTTACAAAAAGAAGCGGACAAG AAAATTCCGCGGAAGAAAAGCATGGCGGACATCAGACCGATCTACAATTGCATTCATAAACAC TTGCAGCAGACCGATGTGTTCCAGGAGAAGACGAAGAAAATG CTCTGCAAGGAACGCCTGGAGTTGGAGATTCTGAGCAGCAGAATAAACTGTATCAACAAACTGTTGAAACCTGAG GCGCAGACTGAATGGCGGCGGAGCAGGTTACGAAAAGTGTATTATCGTCCCATTAACTCGGCCGCGTCGAAGTAA